From Rhodanobacteraceae bacterium, a single genomic window includes:
- a CDS encoding ATP-binding protein, giving the protein MAKVTSQTALFEDDYLLRELGQVAHVPQVALTELVANAWDAGASKVNLTLPADIGGTLTIADDGHGMTPAQFKKRWMTLRYNRERHQGLSVEFPSGRSGRPRRAYGRNGVGRHGLLCFADQYQVETWREGVLATFIVGTESGPSPFVLRNEVVTGRDGSGTRLSVQVERNLPDLEEILTVLAARFIHDPEFEIRVNGRQRSFAEIDGKVSEKSIDLGNGRSANVIVIDSTRLNHSSVHQGVAFWVQRRLVGTPSWSIGHVASFDGRTRFARRYKVIVDTQGYDADVEQDWTAFRPTDSVRDLFRATAEHIGKVAQELAAEVVEATSEDALTQNRGELSTLGQGARIEVAEFTKLVAQAHPTISPDFLATAVKAVIHLEKSKSGAALLQKLSMLPAYDIEGLDRLLAEWSIKDALRVLDEIDSRIGVIETVQRLADDPATDELHTLHPLILRSRWLFGPEFESPEYCSNATLKTVASELFKNTDAQFINDRNRPDIVVLSENTSWQMTGIESFDPADATITRMQQVLVIELKNGGFELTRKEVNQADGYVQDIAKSGAMSGTPFVCAWVVGQKIAAGVERDKKLGSPEYGRVRATTFGSLVDTANARLLKLRTVLANRYEGVATDQLLDRVLGQPVQAAVAFPSIGNAT; this is encoded by the coding sequence ATGGCCAAGGTGACCTCCCAAACTGCGCTGTTCGAAGACGACTACCTGCTCCGGGAATTGGGGCAGGTAGCCCATGTTCCGCAGGTGGCGTTGACGGAGCTTGTCGCCAACGCGTGGGATGCGGGCGCGTCGAAAGTGAACTTGACCCTACCCGCCGACATCGGCGGAACATTGACGATTGCTGATGATGGCCATGGGATGACGCCTGCGCAGTTTAAGAAGCGCTGGATGACCTTGCGCTACAACCGGGAAAGGCATCAAGGTCTGAGCGTCGAGTTTCCTTCGGGTCGGTCGGGACGTCCACGAAGGGCCTACGGACGCAATGGCGTGGGCCGGCACGGATTACTTTGTTTTGCGGATCAGTATCAGGTGGAAACGTGGCGGGAGGGCGTCCTCGCGACTTTCATCGTGGGCACAGAATCCGGCCCCAGCCCCTTTGTGTTGCGCAATGAAGTTGTCACTGGTCGAGACGGCTCCGGCACGCGACTCTCGGTGCAGGTCGAGCGCAATTTGCCAGACCTCGAAGAGATCTTGACCGTTCTTGCAGCGAGATTCATCCACGACCCGGAGTTCGAGATTCGAGTCAATGGCAGGCAACGTTCGTTCGCAGAGATTGACGGCAAGGTGAGCGAGAAGTCGATTGACCTCGGCAACGGCCGGAGCGCGAATGTCATCGTCATTGACTCGACTCGACTCAACCATTCCTCGGTCCACCAGGGCGTTGCCTTCTGGGTACAACGACGGCTTGTGGGAACACCGTCTTGGTCCATTGGACACGTTGCATCATTCGACGGGCGAACACGATTTGCACGGCGATACAAAGTGATTGTCGATACGCAAGGCTACGACGCAGACGTCGAACAGGATTGGACTGCATTCCGCCCGACCGACTCGGTGCGTGATCTTTTTCGCGCGACCGCAGAACACATAGGCAAGGTAGCGCAGGAACTGGCGGCTGAGGTCGTTGAGGCGACGTCCGAAGACGCACTGACTCAGAACCGCGGCGAGCTGTCCACGCTTGGGCAAGGCGCCCGCATAGAGGTTGCCGAGTTCACCAAGCTCGTCGCCCAAGCGCATCCAACAATATCCCCGGACTTCTTGGCCACGGCCGTCAAGGCCGTCATCCACCTTGAGAAATCAAAGAGCGGAGCGGCATTGTTACAGAAACTGTCGATGTTACCCGCCTATGACATTGAGGGGCTGGACAGGCTGCTAGCTGAATGGTCGATCAAGGATGCGCTGCGTGTGCTTGATGAGATCGACAGCCGCATCGGCGTGATAGAGACCGTCCAGAGATTGGCGGATGACCCGGCCACGGACGAGCTCCATACGCTTCATCCCTTGATCTTGCGTTCCCGGTGGCTGTTCGGTCCCGAATTCGAATCACCGGAGTACTGCTCCAATGCCACGCTCAAGACCGTGGCCAGCGAGTTGTTCAAGAACACCGACGCACAGTTCATCAATGATCGAAATCGCCCGGACATTGTCGTCTTGTCGGAGAACACCAGTTGGCAAATGACGGGTATCGAGTCTTTCGATCCCGCGGACGCCACGATTACCCGGATGCAACAGGTTCTGGTGATTGAACTAAAGAATGGTGGCTTCGAACTCACGCGCAAAGAAGTCAATCAGGCCGATGGCTACGTTCAGGACATTGCCAAGTCTGGAGCGATGTCCGGCACCCCCTTTGTCTGCGCGTGGGTCGTTGGTCAGAAGATTGCGGCAGGGGTGGAACGGGACAAAAAATTGGGCTCACCTGAGTATGGACGGGTTCGGGCAACAACTTTCGGTTCGTTGGTGGATACGGCAAACGCCCGCCTCCTGAAACTCCGCACTGTTCTTGCTAATCGTTACGAAGGCGTCGCCACCGACCAGTTATTGGACCGCGTTTTGGGTCAGCCTGTTCAAGCAGCAGTTGCGTTTCCCAGCATCGGGAATGCGACTTAG